From one Suicoccus acidiformans genomic stretch:
- the trmD gene encoding tRNA (guanosine(37)-N1)-methyltransferase TrmD, with amino-acid sequence MKIDVLTLFPEMFEPMHHSMMKQAQESGQLDLTLHNFRDYAVNKHGHVDDYPYGGGAGMLLRVEPIVQALEAIDQADAPRIILLDPAGQKFTQETAAEWSQEAHLIFVCGHYEGFDERVRHYVTDEVSLGDYVLTNGELATMVMIDATVRLLPEVLGNDEGTVQESHQRSLLEYPQYTRPREFRGMEVPETLLSGHHERIAAWQRKEAIRRTYLRRPDLLQQAELTPEEAQDLVEVQREEGAE; translated from the coding sequence ATGAAGATTGATGTACTGACGTTATTTCCGGAAATGTTCGAGCCGATGCATCACTCGATGATGAAGCAAGCCCAAGAAAGTGGCCAGCTGGATTTGACCTTGCACAATTTCCGCGACTACGCCGTAAATAAACATGGCCACGTCGACGACTATCCTTATGGTGGCGGGGCAGGCATGCTGCTCCGGGTTGAGCCGATTGTCCAAGCCCTTGAAGCCATTGATCAAGCCGATGCACCGCGCATTATTTTGTTAGATCCGGCGGGGCAGAAATTTACCCAGGAGACGGCGGCCGAATGGTCGCAAGAGGCGCATTTAATCTTTGTCTGTGGCCACTATGAAGGCTTTGATGAGCGGGTACGTCACTATGTAACCGACGAAGTGTCCTTGGGGGACTATGTCTTAACTAACGGCGAACTGGCGACCATGGTCATGATTGACGCCACGGTGCGCCTGCTGCCGGAAGTGCTCGGCAATGACGAAGGGACTGTCCAAGAATCCCATCAGCGCTCTTTGCTGGAATATCCGCAGTATACTCGTCCCCGCGAATTTCGGGGCATGGAAGTGCCGGAGACGCTCTTATCTGGCCACCACGAACGTATTGCCGCTTGGCAACGCAAGGAAGCGATTCGGCGGACGTATTTGCGCCGGCCGGATTTATTGCAGCAGGCAGAATTAACGCCGGAAGAGGCGCAGGATTTGGTGGAAGTGCAGCGGGAAGAGGGCGCAGAGTAA
- the rimM gene encoding ribosome maturation factor RimM (Essential for efficient processing of 16S rRNA) — MSNYRIARIVNTYGIRGELKLLSDTDFPEKRFAKGETAFIEAHAEMIPVTIEHARQHKGAYIVKFAEFDNINDVERFKEGHLSISADQQEELAEDSFYYHEIIGLDVITETGRDLGTIKDILALGSNDVWVVKRREPGKRDALIPYIDDVVKKVDLEQNVVEIELMEGLIDDED; from the coding sequence ATGAGTAATTATCGTATTGCCCGGATTGTCAATACCTATGGCATTCGGGGCGAGTTGAAATTATTATCGGATACGGATTTTCCGGAGAAGCGTTTCGCCAAAGGGGAGACGGCTTTTATTGAGGCGCACGCAGAGATGATTCCCGTGACGATTGAGCATGCGCGCCAGCATAAGGGTGCTTATATTGTGAAGTTTGCGGAGTTTGATAATATTAACGATGTGGAGCGTTTCAAGGAAGGTCACCTGTCGATTTCGGCTGATCAGCAGGAGGAGCTGGCTGAGGATAGCTTTTATTATCATGAAATTATCGGCTTGGACGTTATCACTGAGACGGGTCGGGATTTGGGGACGATTAAGGATATTCTCGCCCTTGGCTCCAATGACGTTTGGGTCGTCAAGCGGCGCGAACCGGGAAAGCGCGACGCTTTAATCCCTTACATCGATGACGTTGTCAAAAAAGTAGACCTCGAGCAGAACGTCGTTGAAATTGAACTTATGGAAGGGCTTATTGACGATGAAGATTGA
- a CDS encoding Rrf2 family transcriptional regulator gives MQISSRFTIAIHMLGAIEYFSNQQPVTSALLANSVGTNPMTIRNLMSSLKAAGMIETQQGRAGIRLLKPLDEIRFYDVYMAVDAVDDAGLFSMHDQPDPECPIGSHIEAALSNRLTLIQKTMEAELAKLTVADVAEDIHTRLV, from the coding sequence ATGCAGATTTCGAGTCGCTTTACAATTGCGATTCATATGTTGGGGGCGATTGAGTATTTCTCGAATCAGCAGCCGGTGACGAGTGCGCTGCTGGCTAATAGTGTTGGGACGAATCCGATGACGATTCGCAATTTGATGTCTTCTTTGAAGGCAGCTGGGATGATTGAAACGCAACAAGGTCGGGCGGGCATTCGTTTGCTGAAGCCTTTGGACGAGATTCGCTTCTATGATGTATATATGGCCGTCGATGCAGTGGATGATGCTGGGCTTTTCAGCATGCACGACCAGCCCGACCCTGAGTGCCCCATTGGCAGTCATATTGAAGCAGCCCTCAGCAATCGCCTCACCCTTATCCAAAAAACGATGGAAGCCGAGCTGGCGAAGTTAACTGTGGCGGACGTTGCGGAGGATATACACACGCGTTTGGTTTAG
- a CDS encoding ABC transporter permease/substrate-binding protein: MEALLTTFNERRGALGQAILEHLQISLLALLLAILIAVPLAIVIKERPRARQFVLQMSAVVQTIPSLAILGLLIPLVGIGTVPAIIALVVYALFPILQNTLTGFMEIDPALEEAAEAFGMTRWEKLRKFQLALAMPVLMSGVRTAAVSIIGTATLAALIGAGGLGSFILLGIDRHDTSLILLGAIFSALLAIIFNYVIGWLEHQLLRRIVLSFLALILVVVASYVPVMGQSGPDLVIGGKLGAEPEILINMYEQLLEAETDLEVAVKPNFGKTTFVFEAVQNGDIDIYPEFSGTVINSLLTAPPTDLTNDPRQVYEAAREHILQEYEMAYLEPLAFQNTYALAVRRDFAEAHDLATISDLKALEDDLVAGFTLEFADREDGNKGLQALYGLDMEVATMEPALRYQAIANDEVQVIDAYSTDSQLISYDLVLLEDDRQLFLPYQGAPLLLADTLAEYPEIEPVLNQLAGRISEEEMQAMNYAVDVEDRPAREVAREYLQGAGFLE; this comes from the coding sequence ATGGAAGCTTTACTGACAACCTTTAATGAACGGCGGGGCGCTTTGGGTCAGGCAATCTTGGAGCACTTGCAGATCTCGCTTCTGGCCTTGTTGCTGGCGATTCTCATTGCGGTGCCGCTGGCGATTGTCATCAAAGAACGACCGCGCGCTCGGCAATTCGTCTTGCAAATGTCGGCCGTTGTGCAGACGATTCCGTCCTTGGCCATTCTAGGCTTGTTAATTCCTTTGGTGGGGATTGGCACTGTGCCGGCCATCATTGCCTTAGTCGTTTACGCTTTATTCCCAATTCTACAAAATACGTTGACCGGCTTTATGGAAATTGATCCAGCCTTGGAGGAGGCGGCCGAAGCCTTTGGCATGACGCGTTGGGAGAAGTTGCGGAAGTTTCAGCTAGCCCTGGCCATGCCAGTGCTCATGTCCGGGGTGCGCACGGCGGCCGTGTCCATTATTGGGACAGCCACATTGGCGGCCCTCATCGGGGCGGGTGGCCTAGGCTCCTTTATTCTGCTGGGTATTGACCGGCACGACACGTCGCTCATTCTCCTCGGAGCCATCTTCTCAGCCTTGCTGGCCATTATCTTCAACTACGTCATCGGCTGGCTGGAGCACCAGCTTTTGCGCCGGATTGTGCTGTCCTTTCTCGCGCTGATTCTGGTGGTGGTTGCCTCCTATGTGCCCGTCATGGGTCAGTCGGGGCCAGATCTGGTCATCGGCGGGAAGCTGGGGGCGGAGCCGGAAATTTTGATCAATATGTACGAGCAGTTGCTGGAGGCGGAGACGGACTTGGAAGTGGCGGTGAAGCCTAACTTCGGCAAGACGACCTTTGTCTTTGAAGCCGTGCAAAATGGGGACATTGATATTTACCCGGAATTTAGCGGTACGGTCATCAATTCCTTGCTCACGGCACCACCAACCGACTTGACCAACGACCCGCGTCAAGTCTACGAAGCTGCCCGCGAACATATTTTGCAAGAATACGAGATGGCCTACTTAGAACCCCTCGCCTTCCAAAATACTTACGCCTTAGCGGTGCGACGTGACTTTGCCGAAGCCCACGATTTGGCGACAATTTCGGACTTGAAAGCTTTGGAGGATGACTTAGTCGCCGGCTTCACCTTGGAATTTGCGGACCGGGAAGACGGTAACAAAGGCTTGCAGGCCCTGTACGGCTTGGACATGGAAGTGGCCACTATGGAACCGGCTCTGCGCTACCAAGCCATCGCCAACGACGAAGTCCAAGTCATCGATGCCTATTCCACCGACAGCCAACTCATCAGCTACGACTTAGTCCTCTTAGAAGACGACCGGCAACTCTTCCTGCCATATCAAGGCGCGCCTTTACTGTTGGCGGACACCTTAGCAGAATATCCCGAAATTGAGCCGGTTTTGAACCAATTAGCCGGCCGCATTAGCGAAGAAGAGATGCAAGCCATGAACTACGCCGTCGACGTCGAAGACCGGCCGGCCCGCGAAGTGGCCCGCGAGTATCTGCAGGGAGCAGGATTCTTGGAATAA
- a CDS encoding ABC transporter ATP-binding protein, translating to MIEVKGVAKEFAGQVVLEAIDLQIADNEFFVLVGPSGSGKTTLLKLLNRLEDPDGGQILIDGQDTQAMDLRDLRLEMGYVLQKIALFPNLTVLENIELIPEMKGMAKDVRRQKARDWLDRVGMAADVYADRYPRELSGGEQQRVGILRALIGEPKVLLMDEPFSALDPITRRQLQDEMRDLQEKLDLTIVFVTHQMSEALYLGGRICIIKDGRVQQVDTPEGIQAQPANDFVAEFFEKRGDANGSFTDNL from the coding sequence ATGATTGAGGTGAAGGGGGTCGCGAAGGAGTTTGCGGGCCAGGTGGTGTTGGAGGCGATTGATTTGCAGATTGCGGATAATGAGTTTTTCGTGCTGGTTGGGCCGTCGGGAAGTGGTAAGACGACCTTGTTGAAGTTGCTGAATCGGCTGGAGGACCCGGATGGTGGGCAAATTCTGATTGATGGGCAGGATACGCAGGCGATGGATTTGCGTGATTTGCGTTTGGAGATGGGCTACGTCTTACAGAAAATTGCCCTGTTTCCGAACTTGACGGTGTTGGAGAATATTGAGTTGATTCCGGAGATGAAGGGGATGGCCAAGGACGTCCGGCGGCAGAAGGCCCGCGATTGGTTGGACCGGGTAGGAATGGCAGCTGATGTGTATGCTGATCGCTATCCGCGGGAATTGTCTGGGGGCGAGCAGCAGCGGGTTGGTATTTTGCGGGCGTTGATTGGGGAGCCGAAGGTTTTGTTGATGGATGAGCCTTTCTCGGCCCTGGATCCGATTACCCGACGGCAGTTGCAGGATGAGATGCGTGATTTGCAGGAGAAGTTGGATTTGACGATTGTGTTTGTGACGCATCAGATGTCTGAGGCGCTTTATTTGGGCGGCCGGATTTGCATTATTAAGGACGGCCGGGTTCAGCAGGTGGATACGCCGGAGGGGATTCAAGCGCAGCCGGCGAATGATTTTGTGGCGGAGTTTTTTGAGAAGCGGGGAGATGCAAATGGAAGCTTTACTGACAACCTTTAA
- a CDS encoding KH domain-containing protein → MPNIIELITSMVTPLIEHPEDFSVEVIEGDEFMEYHLNLNPEDIGRVIGRKGRVIRSIRTIVYSIRPKGEKRSRVVVAEGEPDQA, encoded by the coding sequence ATGCCAAACATTATTGAATTGATCACGAGTATGGTAACGCCACTTATCGAGCACCCTGAAGACTTCAGTGTTGAAGTTATTGAAGGGGATGAATTTATGGAGTACCACTTAAACTTAAATCCGGAGGATATTGGACGTGTGATTGGCCGTAAAGGCCGGGTTATCCGCTCTATTCGCACAATTGTCTACAGTATCCGTCCCAAAGGTGAGAAACGCTCACGTGTTGTCGTAGCTGAAGGGGAACCTGATCAAGCATAA
- the rpsP gene encoding 30S ribosomal protein S16 produces MAVKIRMKRMGSKKRPFYRIVVADARAPRDGRIIEQIGTYNPVAEPKELNIDEELAMKWLGEGAQPSDTVRNLFSSQGIMQKFHESK; encoded by the coding sequence ATGGCAGTTAAAATTCGTATGAAACGTATGGGTTCTAAGAAGAGACCTTTCTACCGTATTGTTGTTGCTGATGCGCGTGCACCACGTGATGGTCGTATTATTGAGCAAATCGGTACTTACAATCCAGTAGCTGAACCTAAGGAATTAAATATCGACGAAGAGTTAGCAATGAAATGGTTAGGTGAAGGTGCGCAACCTTCTGATACTGTTCGCAACTTATTCTCTTCTCAAGGAATTATGCAAAAGTTCCACGAATCTAAATAA
- the ffh gene encoding signal recognition particle protein: MAFEGLSERLQNAISSVGTGGQITEADLKQMMREIRLALLEADVNFQVVKTFVRRVNERALGSDVLESLTPAQQVLKIVDEELTELMGGEREEVILATSGPTVMMMAGLQGAGKTTTVGKLANYLTEETKIRKPLLVAADVYRPAAIDQLQTIARQLDVDVFSKGTEANPVDIASEALAYAKDNGHDLVLIDTAGRLHVDETLMNELRNIKAAVQPQEILLTVDAMTGQDAVNVAQAFNEALDITGVIITKLDGDTRGGAALSIREITQKPIKFTGQGEKLDALEPFYPERMSSRILGMGDMMTLIERAQKDYDEAQAEEMAAKIKDATYSFDDFLEQLDQVNKMGSIKDIIKMIPGLNKIPGIDDLNIDEKDMGHLKAIIYSMTKEERANPDIISQSRRRRIARGSGQDLQAVNQLIKQFNQSRDMMSQLSKGKTSGMKKTMRQMRQMSGGGQGMPGMNLPGMDNAFKTPEQLEKEREDKKLQNRLRKMKKRR; this comes from the coding sequence ATGGCATTTGAAGGATTATCCGAACGCCTCCAAAATGCGATTTCTTCAGTAGGGACCGGGGGTCAGATTACTGAAGCAGATTTGAAGCAGATGATGCGGGAAATTCGTCTAGCGCTCTTAGAAGCGGACGTCAATTTCCAAGTGGTGAAGACCTTTGTCCGCCGGGTGAATGAGCGGGCGCTGGGATCTGATGTGCTGGAGTCATTGACACCGGCCCAGCAAGTATTGAAGATTGTTGATGAAGAGTTAACCGAATTAATGGGCGGCGAGCGCGAGGAAGTAATCTTAGCTACCAGCGGTCCAACCGTTATGATGATGGCGGGTCTCCAAGGGGCCGGTAAGACGACCACTGTCGGGAAGTTAGCCAATTACTTAACCGAAGAAACCAAAATACGTAAACCGCTCCTTGTCGCCGCTGACGTTTACCGGCCGGCCGCTATTGACCAGCTGCAAACTATCGCCCGCCAATTGGACGTTGACGTCTTCAGCAAGGGGACCGAGGCCAATCCGGTCGATATTGCCAGCGAAGCCTTAGCTTATGCGAAGGACAATGGCCATGACTTGGTTCTAATTGATACGGCGGGTCGCCTGCACGTTGATGAGACCTTGATGAACGAATTGCGCAACATTAAAGCAGCCGTCCAACCGCAAGAAATCCTCTTGACGGTTGACGCGATGACTGGTCAGGACGCAGTGAATGTGGCCCAGGCTTTTAACGAAGCCTTGGACATCACCGGGGTAATCATTACCAAACTCGACGGGGACACCCGCGGTGGGGCGGCCTTGTCGATTCGCGAAATTACGCAAAAACCGATTAAATTTACCGGTCAAGGCGAGAAACTCGACGCCTTAGAGCCATTCTATCCGGAACGGATGTCCAGCCGTATTCTCGGTATGGGGGACATGATGACGCTGATCGAGCGCGCCCAGAAGGATTACGACGAAGCGCAAGCGGAAGAGATGGCGGCCAAGATTAAGGACGCAACTTACAGTTTCGACGACTTCCTCGAGCAACTCGACCAAGTCAATAAGATGGGTTCCATCAAAGATATTATTAAGATGATTCCCGGCTTGAACAAAATTCCCGGCATCGATGATTTGAATATTGATGAAAAGGACATGGGCCACTTGAAGGCGATTATTTATTCCATGACCAAGGAAGAGCGGGCCAATCCGGACATCATCTCCCAAAGCCGTCGTCGCCGGATTGCGCGCGGGAGTGGCCAGGACTTGCAGGCAGTAAACCAACTGATTAAGCAGTTCAACCAGTCACGCGATATGATGAGCCAACTATCCAAAGGCAAGACTTCCGGCATGAAGAAAACCATGCGCCAAATGCGTCAAATGTCAGGTGGCGGCCAAGGAATGCCTGGCATGAACCTACCAGGTATGGACAATGCCTTCAAAACACCAGAGCAGCTCGAGAAAGAGCGCGAAGACAAGAAACTCCAAAACCGCTTAAGAAAGATGAAAAAGCGGCGTTAA
- the ylxM gene encoding YlxM family DNA-binding protein, whose protein sequence is MLEKTLRVNQLIGYYWDLLTAHQQELVQLYYADDLSLAEIAEQYEISRQAVHRTVKQAEASLEEYEAKLGLLVKAKERRELLDQLASGIHTRQSAQELLLLVDELKELDD, encoded by the coding sequence ATGTTAGAGAAAACACTACGTGTGAACCAGCTCATTGGGTATTATTGGGATTTATTAACGGCCCACCAACAAGAGCTGGTTCAGTTATATTATGCAGATGATTTGTCTTTGGCGGAGATTGCTGAGCAGTATGAGATTAGCCGCCAGGCGGTGCATCGGACGGTGAAGCAGGCGGAGGCGAGCTTGGAGGAGTATGAGGCGAAGTTGGGCCTTTTGGTGAAGGCGAAAGAGCGGCGGGAACTTTTGGATCAGTTAGCTTCTGGGATTCATACTCGACAAAGTGCGCAAGAACTACTATTATTAGTAGATGAATTGAAAGAATTAGATGATTAA
- a CDS encoding metal-dependent transcriptional regulator: protein MSQSREDYVKYIYEFGQGDRVANKDIAQGLSVSPASVTEMLKKLAEEELVDLRPYQGVRLTDKGNDLATSLIRKHEVWEYFLVNALGYEKSEVHDIAEILEHSTPDDMAERLAEFIDYRADWTAHD, encoded by the coding sequence ATGTCACAAAGTAGAGAAGATTATGTAAAATATATTTATGAGTTCGGTCAGGGGGACCGTGTTGCGAATAAGGATATAGCGCAAGGGCTGAGTGTCTCACCGGCGTCTGTCACGGAGATGTTGAAGAAGCTGGCCGAGGAGGAGCTTGTTGATTTGCGGCCTTATCAAGGGGTACGCCTGACGGATAAGGGGAATGATTTGGCGACGAGTTTGATTCGCAAGCATGAGGTTTGGGAGTATTTCTTGGTGAATGCTTTAGGTTATGAGAAGTCCGAAGTGCATGATATTGCGGAGATTTTGGAGCATTCGACGCCGGATGATATGGCGGAGCGCTTGGCGGAGTTTATTGATTATCGCGCGGATTGGACGGCGCATGATTAG
- a CDS encoding glycosyltransferase: protein MTVYHLNTTLERKGSSVDHSQAYRANLLRQLGIPAKFIFTPWFVRGNLVENAQSYGFEADELLWLYNYFTDVSLAKSSTQVADILPQIPYDLSLREETVEFVRYHEPEAQVLVTFFKALDERFINAVEYVYQGNLVLKEHFTYTQTITEYFQTVDGVPVSRLRHFLNEDGSVAYEEHRTEDGSVFHVRGDVIYGVNEFIAYMLADLELSREDLFVLDRSKRLGPIVTETVRRTGGRVAAMLHAEHYVAQYTDAHHILWHEQYEYPLNQPDMYDFLIVQSAAQESLIKAQQMYYLGHSSKILRGRAGSLDQLRRPETGRKSYSLMTASPLAPEKHVDWVIRAVVQAKETVPELTLDIYGSGAEELRLKALVEELGAEDFVHFQGQVDATELYQTYEAFVSGTTSECFPLAFMEALGSGLPIIGLDMPYGADLFIKPEQSGFAVPLAPDEADTIAHLAQAIVQLFTQEDLADVRERAYRAGEDFLTEVSQEEWRQIAEEGL, encoded by the coding sequence ATGACGGTATATCATTTAAATACGACGTTGGAGCGGAAGGGCAGTAGTGTGGATCATTCGCAGGCTTATCGGGCGAATTTGTTGCGCCAGCTGGGGATTCCGGCGAAGTTTATCTTTACGCCGTGGTTTGTGCGGGGGAATTTGGTGGAGAATGCGCAGAGCTATGGCTTTGAGGCGGATGAGTTGCTTTGGCTTTATAATTATTTCACGGATGTAAGTCTGGCGAAGTCGAGTACGCAGGTGGCGGATATTCTGCCGCAGATTCCTTATGACTTGTCCTTGCGTGAGGAGACGGTAGAGTTTGTCCGCTATCATGAGCCGGAGGCGCAGGTGCTGGTGACTTTCTTTAAGGCGCTGGATGAGCGCTTTATTAATGCGGTAGAGTACGTTTACCAAGGGAATTTGGTGTTGAAGGAGCACTTTACCTATACGCAGACGATTACCGAGTATTTTCAGACGGTTGATGGGGTGCCGGTGTCACGTTTACGCCATTTCTTGAATGAGGATGGGAGCGTGGCCTATGAGGAACACCGCACAGAGGATGGGTCGGTTTTCCATGTGCGCGGGGACGTAATTTACGGGGTGAATGAGTTCATCGCTTATATGCTGGCGGATTTAGAGTTGAGCCGGGAGGACCTTTTTGTCTTGGATCGCAGTAAACGTCTGGGTCCGATTGTGACGGAAACGGTTCGCCGAACAGGTGGACGTGTGGCTGCGATGTTGCATGCGGAGCATTATGTGGCGCAGTATACGGATGCCCATCATATTCTGTGGCATGAGCAGTATGAGTATCCGCTCAATCAGCCGGATATGTATGATTTTCTCATCGTCCAGTCCGCGGCCCAGGAAAGTTTGATTAAAGCTCAACAAATGTACTACCTCGGTCATTCTAGCAAAATATTACGCGGTCGCGCCGGCAGTTTGGACCAGTTACGTCGTCCAGAGACAGGGCGCAAATCTTATAGTCTTATGACGGCGTCGCCTTTGGCGCCGGAAAAGCATGTGGATTGGGTGATTCGCGCTGTGGTCCAGGCTAAGGAGACTGTGCCAGAGTTAACGCTAGATATTTATGGCTCGGGTGCCGAGGAGCTGCGGCTGAAGGCCTTGGTGGAGGAGTTAGGTGCTGAGGACTTTGTGCACTTCCAGGGCCAAGTGGATGCAACGGAGCTTTATCAGACGTATGAGGCCTTTGTATCGGGGACGACGTCGGAGTGCTTCCCCTTGGCTTTTATGGAGGCGCTGGGGTCCGGCCTGCCGATTATTGGCTTGGATATGCCTTATGGGGCGGATCTATTTATCAAACCCGAGCAAAGTGGCTTTGCGGTGCCGTTAGCACCTGATGAGGCGGATACTATCGCCCACTTGGCCCAGGCCATCGTTCAACTCTTTACCCAGGAGGATTTGGCTGACGTGCGGGAACGCGCTTACCGGGCGGGGGAAGACTTTTTGACGGAAGTATCGCAGGAAGAGTGGCGACAAATCGCCGAGGAGGGCTTATGA
- a CDS encoding type II toxin-antitoxin system RelB/DinJ family antitoxin codes for MAEVQKERLSINVDKATKDEAMALFEELGMSLTTAVNLFLKQSLRERALPFRVSLQNSKVTDKYGELRRGKGGVERSVAYLVAEDESEYEV; via the coding sequence ATGGCTGAGGTGCAAAAAGAGCGTTTGTCGATTAATGTGGATAAGGCGACGAAGGATGAGGCGATGGCTTTGTTTGAGGAGCTGGGAATGAGTTTGACGACGGCGGTGAATTTGTTCTTGAAACAGAGTCTACGGGAGCGGGCATTGCCGTTTCGGGTGAGTTTGCAGAATTCTAAAGTTACTGATAAGTATGGCGAGCTTCGCCGAGGCAAGGGCGGAGTGGAACGGTCTGTGGCTTATTTGGTGGCTGAAGATGAGAGTGAGTATGAAGTTTAG
- a CDS encoding type II toxin-antitoxin system RelB/DinJ family antitoxin has product MKVSMRFIVDLETSRKAVALFKELGMSLSTGVELFLKQALREDGLPFQPTLSKEEIEQMEVDLAQSLRGEGQDIWYDTGEEEILYD; this is encoded by the coding sequence ATGAAAGTATCAATGCGATTTATTGTGGATTTGGAGACGAGTCGTAAGGCGGTTGCTTTGTTTAAGGAGTTGGGGATGAGTTTGTCTACGGGGGTGGAGTTGTTCTTGAAGCAGGCATTGCGTGAGGACGGTTTGCCGTTTCAGCCGACTTTGTCAAAGGAGGAGATTGAGCAAATGGAAGTGGATTTAGCGCAATCTTTACGCGGTGAGGGGCAGGATATTTGGTATGATACGGGTGAGGAAGAGATTCTTTATGATTAG
- a CDS encoding alpha/beta hydrolase fold domain-containing protein, with amino-acid sequence MDDKLIKEQIFNITKQAREEMKDHLIDYNNLSKSPFIERVREIPRHKGRVKVIFGQHVDAVDQKRPLLINIHGGSFIRPGTERDLWFCQALAEEFGMHYVHIIYSLSPEHPYPLAAKECYSAIHFILGASELYHTKQDSIYIVGREAGANLALGVVQKLCSRNLPKPARLILDSPIMDVSMRIRKDHVDAGKIPLLSEKLFYQLAYVGEHDAVDPILSPSYMNPLAIGAFPPTLILEPDTNIHHQMTLGLAVKLKMTTRDIKYCDYDVEDDENLDITGGYHKSSYDQIVEYLSQTNDF; translated from the coding sequence ATGGACGATAAGTTAATTAAGGAACAAATTTTTAATATTACTAAGCAGGCTCGGGAAGAGATGAAGGATCATTTGATTGATTATAATAATCTGAGTAAGTCGCCTTTCATCGAGAGAGTTCGAGAGATTCCCCGGCATAAAGGTCGTGTGAAGGTAATTTTCGGGCAGCATGTGGATGCTGTTGATCAGAAGAGGCCTTTGTTAATCAATATCCATGGAGGAAGCTTTATTAGGCCAGGAACGGAGCGTGATTTATGGTTCTGTCAAGCGCTCGCCGAAGAATTTGGCATGCATTACGTTCATATTATCTATTCCTTATCCCCTGAACATCCTTACCCGCTAGCGGCGAAAGAGTGTTATTCTGCCATCCACTTCATTCTAGGAGCCTCCGAATTATATCATACGAAACAAGATAGTATTTATATTGTAGGGCGAGAGGCAGGCGCTAATCTAGCATTAGGTGTTGTCCAGAAATTATGTTCAAGAAATTTACCCAAACCAGCTAGGTTAATCCTTGATAGTCCAATTATGGATGTGAGTATGAGAATTCGCAAGGACCACGTTGACGCAGGCAAGATACCCCTGCTGTCAGAGAAATTATTCTACCAGCTGGCCTATGTAGGTGAGCATGATGCTGTAGACCCAATTCTTTCACCCAGTTACATGAATCCCCTTGCCATTGGAGCTTTTCCGCCAACTTTAATCCTAGAGCCTGACACGAACATTCATCATCAAATGACCCTTGGTTTAGCTGTTAAGTTAAAAATGACCACTAGGGATATCAAGTATTGTGATTATGACGTTGAAGATGATGAAAATCTCGACATAACAGGGGGCTATCATAAGAGTAGTTACGATCAGATAGTGGAGTATCTGTCACAAACCAACGACTTTTAA